A genomic window from Inediibacterium massiliense includes:
- a CDS encoding O-antigen ligase family protein, with product MTTKSKNRMNINKSSKGGILFGLLCILLFYPPFFRGLFFEKELLPTHIFSFLLATIWLYTKIKSDEKILRSIPDLLGLCIVGMYFISIFYGVNTRLAIGEFLKYANYYIIYLLVRDFTQDHEKNKRTILHVLLGSGAIVAIIGLGSAIGIFDYNGAFVDGRINSTFQYPNALASYLFALFILSLGLLQNSENVKEKLIYGVLANLFIFTFIPTFSRGMWVLAPIISMLYFVIVPMNKKLETILYSMLTVIPAVVFSAIFSNKMENSNVFIQWGLVFVSIGATIGLIIFIEKYMDKLSNISFRKIGMSIGILFLLGVVLGGIALHTTEPLVLSNMDSTEDKWQVTNREILDIDKTKEYILEVNTKVKNEEGKPYAARVDIYSVDEEGKLETLATENVLESSKLEIPFKTIDTTEKIKTQFSNYYEGTEVTFDKAIIYEKNSGRKIQELKLKYKFIPESFVTRINSITTSDHSLNARTSFYKDAFKIIRDYPLFGAGGGGWETLYFTYQSYMYWSTQAHNYFVQLWIEIGTIGLLVYIGLVTTLLYSLYKTIKNTEEKSSILQRAICTGWLTLLIHSVMDFDLSLGAMSIVLWTLYGLTDQIDINIKGENIARPFKYVSIFTCIVLAIGASSLQFAKQNAMKGVVYAQNSRILESMEYFEKATKLDPFSSSNHIDLATIYKVVASQDPSYKEKAIKSMDKAIKVDQYNAKILKKVGQMYLEMGEFEKGLNLMDQEVKVQPMNIDVYADQTTAYLEVCKYFTNKNDKAWIDKITQKFENIKAAFNKNMNKSLEPFKQNGYLNENFQKMNYVLDYKDDMEKLKKIEQIVIYNKFDLDLDKNGVPDGTGIWNAEGGNVKVRKESDYLEITNNGDNYGLLLTENLTLTPEKKYKLEIEYSSNLEERGFDVIIGDLSEKSRIIGAFNNVKSSKDFQKLEIDFVVPKDVVKEKQRVYIIHRENDAGSIKVRRMKLMELTD from the coding sequence ATGACTACAAAATCAAAAAATAGAATGAATATAAACAAAAGTTCTAAAGGCGGAATACTATTTGGATTATTATGTATATTATTATTTTATCCACCCTTTTTCAGAGGATTGTTCTTTGAAAAAGAGCTTTTACCTACCCATATATTTTCATTTTTATTAGCGACTATATGGTTATATACAAAGATCAAATCAGATGAAAAAATATTAAGATCCATACCAGATTTATTAGGACTTTGTATTGTAGGTATGTATTTTATCTCTATTTTTTATGGAGTAAATACAAGACTTGCAATAGGTGAGTTTTTAAAATATGCAAACTACTATATCATTTATTTATTAGTAAGAGATTTTACTCAAGATCATGAAAAAAATAAAAGAACGATACTTCATGTATTACTTGGAAGTGGAGCAATTGTAGCAATCATTGGATTAGGAAGTGCTATAGGTATATTTGACTATAATGGAGCTTTTGTAGATGGAAGAATTAATTCTACATTTCAATATCCAAATGCATTAGCTTCTTATTTATTTGCACTATTTATATTATCATTAGGATTACTTCAAAATAGTGAAAATGTAAAAGAAAAATTGATTTATGGAGTACTAGCTAACTTATTTATATTTACTTTTATTCCTACTTTTTCAAGAGGAATGTGGGTATTAGCACCGATTATTTCCATGCTTTATTTTGTGATAGTGCCGATGAATAAAAAGTTAGAAACTATTTTGTATAGTATGCTAACAGTTATACCAGCTGTAGTATTTTCAGCTATATTTTCAAATAAAATGGAAAATAGCAATGTATTTATACAATGGGGATTAGTATTTGTATCTATAGGAGCTACAATAGGTTTAATTATATTTATTGAAAAATATATGGATAAGCTTTCTAATATTTCTTTTAGGAAAATAGGAATGAGTATAGGAATATTATTTTTACTAGGAGTGGTTTTAGGAGGAATAGCACTTCATACAACAGAGCCCTTAGTATTATCAAACATGGATAGCACAGAGGATAAATGGCAGGTAACCAATAGAGAAATATTAGATATAGATAAAACTAAAGAATATATATTAGAAGTAAATACAAAGGTCAAAAATGAAGAAGGCAAACCTTATGCAGCAAGAGTAGATATTTATAGTGTAGATGAAGAAGGAAAGTTAGAAACTCTAGCTACAGAGAATGTTTTGGAAAGTAGTAAATTAGAAATACCTTTTAAGACTATAGATACAACAGAAAAAATTAAAACACAATTTTCAAATTATTATGAAGGTACAGAAGTTACTTTTGATAAAGCAATCATTTATGAAAAAAATTCGGGACGAAAAATTCAAGAATTGAAGTTAAAATATAAATTTATTCCAGAAAGCTTTGTTACAAGGATCAACAGTATCACTACTAGTGATCATAGTTTAAATGCAAGAACTTCTTTTTATAAAGATGCTTTCAAAATCATCAGAGACTATCCACTGTTTGGAGCAGGTGGAGGCGGATGGGAAACCTTATACTTTACATATCAATCATATATGTATTGGTCTACACAAGCTCACAATTATTTTGTACAATTATGGATAGAGATCGGTACCATAGGACTTTTGGTATATATAGGATTAGTGACTACATTATTATATAGTTTATATAAAACTATAAAAAATACAGAAGAAAAAAGTAGTATCCTTCAAAGAGCAATTTGTACAGGTTGGCTTACTTTATTAATCCATAGTGTGATGGACTTTGATTTATCCTTGGGGGCTATGTCTATTGTATTATGGACATTGTATGGATTGACAGATCAAATAGATATAAATATCAAGGGAGAAAATATAGCTAGACCCTTTAAATATGTATCTATTTTTACATGTATAGTTTTAGCAATAGGAGCAAGTTCACTACAGTTTGCAAAGCAAAATGCTATGAAGGGTGTTGTATATGCTCAAAATAGCAGAATATTAGAATCTATGGAGTATTTTGAAAAAGCTACAAAGCTAGATCCATTTTCATCTTCAAATCACATAGATTTAGCTACCATATATAAGGTAGTAGCGAGTCAAGATCCATCATACAAAGAAAAAGCAATAAAGTCTATGGACAAAGCTATAAAAGTAGATCAATATAATGCAAAGATATTAAAAAAAGTAGGACAGATGTATTTAGAAATGGGAGAATTTGAAAAAGGGCTTAATCTTATGGACCAAGAAGTAAAAGTACAGCCTATGAATATAGATGTATATGCAGATCAAACTACAGCTTATTTAGAAGTATGTAAGTATTTTACAAACAAAAATGATAAAGCTTGGATAGATAAGATTACACAAAAGTTCGAAAATATTAAAGCTGCATTTAACAAAAACATGAATAAATCGTTAGAACCATTTAAACAAAATGGGTATTTAAATGAAAATTTTCAAAAAATGAATTATGTGTTAGATTATAAAGATGATATGGAAAAATTAAAAAAGATAGAACAAATAGTAATATACAATAAATTTGACTTAGATTTAGACAAAAATGGAGTACCAGATGGAACTGGGATATGGAATGCTGAAGGTGGAAATGTAAAAGTTAGGAAAGAAAGTGATTATTTAGAAATAACCAATAATGGAGATAATTATGGTTTATTACTTACTGAGAATTTAACACTTACACCAGAAAAAAAATACAAACTAGAAATAGAGTATAGTAGCAATTTAGAAGAAAGAGGTTTTGATGTAATAATAGGAGATTTATCAGAAAAATCAAGAATTATAGGAGCTTTCAATAACGTTAAATCATCTAAAGATTTTCAAAAGCTAGAAATAGATTTTGTAGTTCCTAAAGATGTAGTAAAAGAAAAACAAAGAGTATATATTATTCACAGAGAAAATGATGCAGGAAGTATTAAGGTTAGAAGGATGAAGTTGATGGAGCTGACCGACTAA
- a CDS encoding YveK family protein, with translation MEQQNTNQYEEISLREIIEILLKGKKIIFSITMIMVLLSGMISFFVLDPQYESATTMSITNVNPVTTFNTSNTNVVLSDGEKTEISEALKYANKDVERDISFMFDSLFKYPTTTVEGVIAQMKSPYILKKVIEQLKLDEEIYTVQGLQGQIEATAIEKTNMIEIKVKNNDSKVAADIANAVGKEIVKDISQQNQEYTKKMKDYLGQIIQVEEKKLDEMNKQIEVLDENDLKQNAMKKRLNAKLEVINNTYSALVQKNEQIDLIDKADLGESSVVISSPALEAKHPVEPRKALNVAIALVLGLMIGVFVAFFKAYWESTKVDAK, from the coding sequence ATGGAACAACAAAATACAAATCAATATGAGGAAATTAGTTTAAGAGAAATAATAGAAATATTATTAAAAGGGAAAAAAATCATTTTTTCGATTACAATGATTATGGTACTTTTAAGTGGAATGATAAGTTTTTTTGTGCTAGATCCTCAATATGAGTCAGCAACAACCATGTCAATTACAAATGTAAATCCAGTAACAACCTTTAATACATCAAATACAAATGTAGTATTATCAGATGGAGAAAAAACAGAGATTTCAGAAGCACTAAAGTATGCCAACAAAGACGTAGAAAGAGATATATCTTTTATGTTTGACTCATTATTTAAATACCCTACTACTACTGTAGAAGGTGTCATTGCACAAATGAAGAGTCCGTATATATTAAAAAAAGTAATAGAACAATTAAAACTAGATGAAGAAATTTATACAGTACAAGGACTACAAGGACAAATTGAAGCAACTGCCATTGAAAAGACAAATATGATTGAGATCAAAGTGAAAAATAATGATTCAAAAGTAGCAGCAGATATTGCAAATGCAGTAGGAAAAGAAATAGTAAAAGATATTAGTCAGCAAAATCAAGAATATACAAAAAAAATGAAAGATTATTTAGGACAAATTATTCAAGTAGAAGAAAAAAAATTAGATGAAATGAATAAACAAATAGAAGTATTAGATGAAAATGATTTAAAACAAAATGCTATGAAAAAAAGATTAAATGCAAAACTAGAAGTGATCAACAACACATATAGTGCATTGGTTCAAAAAAATGAGCAAATTGATTTGATAGACAAAGCAGATTTAGGAGAATCTAGTGTAGTCATCTCATCACCAGCTCTTGAAGCAAAGCATCCAGTAGAACCTAGAAAAGCTCTAAATGTAGCTATTGCTTTAGTATTAGGACTTATGATCGGAGTATTTGTAGCGTTTTTCAAAGCATATTGGGAAAGTACCAAAGTAGATGCAAAATAA
- the fabZ gene encoding 3-hydroxyacyl-ACP dehydratase FabZ, giving the protein MLNNIEIQNIIPHRYPFLLVDKIVEMEPGKRAVGIKNVTINEPFFQGHFPGNPIMPGVLMVEAMAQVGAVSVLSMEENKGKLAVFTGIDDAKFRRQVVPGDTLKIEVNMVSLRRGMGKGEAVAYVEDEVAAKATIKFAIIENKNTEE; this is encoded by the coding sequence ATGTTAAATAACATAGAAATACAAAATATTATTCCCCATAGATATCCATTTTTATTAGTAGACAAAATTGTAGAAATGGAGCCAGGAAAAAGAGCAGTAGGAATTAAAAATGTAACCATCAATGAACCTTTCTTTCAAGGTCATTTTCCAGGAAACCCTATCATGCCAGGAGTACTTATGGTAGAAGCTATGGCACAGGTAGGAGCAGTATCTGTTCTTTCAATGGAAGAAAACAAAGGAAAGCTTGCAGTATTTACTGGAATTGATGATGCTAAATTTAGAAGACAAGTAGTTCCAGGAGATACACTAAAGATCGAAGTCAATATGGTAAGTCTAAGACGTGGTATGGGAAAAGGGGAAGCTGTAGCTTATGTGGAAGATGAAGTAGCAGCAAAAGCTACAATTAAGTTTGCGATAATTGAAAATAAAAATACGGAGGAATAA
- a CDS encoding rod-binding protein yields the protein MNINPISSYSMNPVQSQKTKVEEKSFEETFKKAQENKDEEKLMDVCKQFESVFLNMLLKNMRNTIQTDSFIQKSHGREIFEGMLDEQLSEEVAKGEGMGLAKQMYAQLSQYNKNIQQR from the coding sequence ATGAATATTAATCCTATTTCTTCATATTCTATGAATCCAGTTCAATCACAAAAAACAAAAGTAGAAGAAAAATCTTTTGAAGAAACATTTAAAAAAGCACAAGAAAATAAAGATGAAGAAAAATTAATGGATGTGTGCAAACAATTTGAATCTGTATTTTTAAATATGCTACTTAAAAATATGAGAAATACTATTCAAACAGATAGCTTTATACAAAAAAGTCATGGAAGAGAAATATTTGAAGGAATGTTAGATGAACAATTATCTGAAGAAGTAGCAAAAGGAGAAGGCATGGGACTTGCAAAGCAAATGTATGCACAATTATCCCAATACAACAAAAATATCCAACAAAGATAA
- the flgG gene encoding flagellar basal-body rod protein FlgG yields MRALWTAASGMKAQQLNVDTISNNLANVNTVGFKKQRVEFQDLLYEQLNSKNIQDGQGRPVNLEIGHGVMPVATLRSFTKGNLEQTNNSLDLAIDGNGFFTVRDENDNLFYTRDGSFKLSVEDNEARVVTSEGYFVQCDAGDIELGEDVKDISVSANGMINVKREGENEWEEIGQINLSQFANPSGLEAIGGNLYRQTTASGEAVEAEEGEGGNIKQGFLETSNVQVVEEMVKLITAQRAYEINSKSIQTADQMLEQANNLRR; encoded by the coding sequence ATGAGAGCACTTTGGACGGCTGCATCAGGAATGAAAGCACAACAATTAAATGTAGATACCATATCCAATAACTTAGCCAATGTAAATACAGTAGGCTTTAAAAAACAAAGAGTAGAGTTTCAAGACCTTTTGTATGAGCAATTAAATAGTAAAAACATACAAGATGGACAAGGTAGACCTGTTAACCTTGAAATTGGACATGGAGTTATGCCTGTTGCTACTCTTCGTAGTTTTACAAAAGGAAATTTAGAGCAAACGAACAATTCATTAGATTTAGCCATTGATGGGAATGGATTTTTTACCGTAAGAGATGAAAATGACAATTTATTTTATACAAGAGATGGTAGCTTTAAATTAAGTGTAGAAGATAATGAAGCAAGAGTGGTAACATCAGAAGGATATTTTGTTCAATGTGATGCAGGAGATATAGAATTAGGGGAAGATGTAAAAGATATTTCTGTTTCTGCTAATGGAATGATTAATGTAAAAAGAGAAGGAGAAAACGAGTGGGAGGAGATTGGACAAATCAATCTTTCACAATTTGCAAATCCTTCAGGATTAGAAGCCATAGGAGGGAATCTATATAGGCAAACTACTGCATCAGGAGAAGCGGTAGAAGCTGAAGAGGGAGAAGGCGGAAATATCAAACAAGGCTTTTTAGAAACTTCTAATGTACAAGTAGTAGAAGAGATGGTAAAACTGATTACAGCACAAAGAGCGTATGAAATTAATTCAAAGTCCATTCAAACAGCAGACCAAATGTTAGAACAAGCTAATAACTTAAGAAGATAA
- a CDS encoding flagellar hook-basal body protein: protein MLRGLYTATSAMQTNDKKLDVITNNIANINTTGYKKDVVVTESFPEVLIKKINGSNPFQNLDTFEGTQVKEENGAYEINTKGGFIRIQTPHGISYEKGVKCTVNEDGYLSTYTLDNNGNRDTKAGYLILGNRGPIKAENGALQVNERGQVLAGGNIVDGLIMMTPPGVIGTLNAGVKLDQLQINYDQGQLYETENNLDLGIKGKGFFKIETPDGLRYTRSGSLVLNDQHQLVTQDGHVVVGENGPIYINGGDVAIDENGQIMADGEFVDKLAMTDIKNIRDVRKEGMNLYKIAEDAQAEEIPFEGKILQGFLEKSNVDPIKEMVEMIGIFRNYESSQKVIKAYDDTLGKAVNEVGKV, encoded by the coding sequence ATGCTCAGAGGACTTTATACGGCTACTTCTGCTATGCAGACCAATGATAAAAAGTTAGATGTGATTACAAATAATATTGCAAATATTAATACTACAGGTTATAAAAAAGATGTGGTAGTGACTGAATCTTTTCCAGAAGTGCTTATTAAAAAGATAAACGGAAGTAATCCTTTTCAAAATTTAGATACATTTGAAGGAACACAAGTAAAAGAAGAAAACGGAGCATATGAAATAAACACAAAAGGTGGATTTATACGTATTCAAACTCCTCATGGAATAAGTTATGAAAAAGGTGTAAAATGCACTGTCAATGAAGATGGGTACCTAAGTACTTACACTTTAGATAATAATGGAAACAGAGATACAAAAGCAGGTTATCTTATACTAGGAAATAGAGGTCCTATAAAAGCAGAAAATGGAGCATTGCAAGTTAATGAACGTGGACAGGTATTAGCAGGTGGAAATATAGTGGATGGACTCATTATGATGACTCCGCCTGGAGTGATTGGGACTTTAAATGCTGGAGTAAAATTAGATCAGCTTCAAATCAATTATGATCAGGGACAACTTTATGAGACTGAAAATAATTTGGATTTAGGTATAAAGGGCAAAGGCTTTTTTAAGATTGAGACACCTGATGGATTAAGATATACAAGATCAGGAAGCTTGGTATTAAATGATCAGCATCAATTAGTTACCCAAGATGGACATGTTGTGGTTGGAGAAAATGGACCGATCTATATCAATGGAGGAGATGTTGCCATTGATGAAAATGGTCAGATCATGGCAGATGGAGAGTTTGTGGACAAGCTTGCTATGACAGATATTAAAAATATTAGAGACGTGCGAAAAGAAGGAATGAATCTTTATAAGATTGCAGAAGATGCCCAAGCGGAGGAAATTCCATTTGAAGGTAAAATTCTTCAGGGATTCTTAGAAAAATCTAATGTAGATCCGATCAAGGAAATGGTAGAGATGATTGGTATTTTTAGAAATTATGAGTCTAGCCAAAAGGTTATTAAAGCTTATGATGATACTTTAGGGAAGGCTGTTAATGAGGTTGGAAAGGTATAG
- a CDS encoding rod shape-determining protein → MFGLGMEVGIDLGTASVLVFIKGKGIVLKEPSVVAIDKNTNKLLAVGEEARKMLGRTPGNIVAIRPLKDGVISDYEVTERMLRYFIHKTCGKRKLFKPKIIVCVPSGVTEVEKRAAIEATTEAGGGITYLIEEPIAAAIGAGLDISKPDGNMVVDIGGGTADIAVISLGGVVANRSIKSAGDKFDQAIVRYMRKKHNLLIGERTAENLKMNIGTAYPKTKLQTMECRGRDLVSGLPRTLKVTSEEMYYALEEPVMAIADAVHSVLERTPPELAADISDRGIVMTGGGSLLDGLNKLIEERTGIPTYIAEDPIECVAKGTGASLESLQVLEKSMMSSKQFRKSR, encoded by the coding sequence ATGTTTGGATTAGGAATGGAAGTTGGGATTGACTTAGGAACAGCAAGTGTTTTAGTATTTATAAAAGGGAAGGGGATTGTACTAAAAGAACCTTCAGTAGTAGCCATTGATAAAAATACAAATAAGCTTTTGGCAGTAGGAGAAGAAGCAAGAAAAATGCTTGGAAGGACACCAGGAAACATTGTGGCCATTAGACCATTAAAGGATGGTGTTATTTCTGATTATGAAGTAACAGAGAGAATGCTTAGATATTTTATCCATAAAACTTGTGGAAAAAGAAAACTTTTCAAACCCAAAATTATTGTTTGTGTACCAAGTGGAGTAACAGAAGTAGAAAAAAGAGCAGCCATTGAAGCTACAACAGAGGCTGGTGGGGGAATTACATATTTAATTGAGGAACCTATTGCAGCAGCTATCGGGGCAGGACTTGATATATCCAAGCCTGATGGAAATATGGTAGTAGATATTGGAGGAGGTACTGCAGATATAGCAGTTATTTCTCTAGGAGGGGTAGTAGCCAATAGATCTATAAAAAGTGCAGGAGATAAATTTGATCAAGCTATTGTACGGTATATGAGAAAAAAACATAATTTATTAATAGGAGAAAGAACAGCGGAAAATTTAAAAATGAATATTGGAACTGCTTATCCAAAGACAAAGCTTCAAACTATGGAGTGTAGAGGAAGAGACTTGGTGTCAGGACTTCCTAGAACACTTAAAGTAACTTCTGAGGAGATGTATTATGCACTAGAGGAGCCTGTAATGGCTATTGCAGATGCAGTTCATTCTGTTCTTGAGAGAACTCCACCAGAGCTTGCAGCAGATATTAGTGATAGAGGAATTGTCATGACAGGAGGAGGGTCACTCCTTGATGGACTCAATAAGCTGATTGAGGAAAGAACAGGAATTCCTACTTATATTGCAGAAGATCCTATTGAGTGTGTGGCAAAGGGAACAGGAGCATCACTTGAGTCTTTACAAGTTCTTGAAAAAAGCATGATGAGTAGTAAACAATTTAGAAAATCAAGATAG